One Avibacterium avium genomic window carries:
- a CDS encoding TonB-dependent receptor plug domain-containing protein — MQKNIITTAILLSFSTALYAAENAAQSEQLAPIYVYSAYATPVSEDQTASSVTVLTEKDFAERNATYVSDVLKTVPSVAMGALGGRGTLTSLYLRGADSNQTAVIIDGVKVNPVSGYGYDFGGLSLSNIDRIEVLRGEQSALWGSDAMGGVVYITTNSGLYKDKPFNVDFDLGTGSKGTYDGSLTLSGQQNGFYYSLHGDSHRTKGISAFSSDRFHYTAEDGSSVSTGGAKERDKFHRDALSLRMGYDDGEKGIDLLASHFSQTAHFDNLYATETVFDDYTRTRETTFKLSGYVGSEKELFKHKASVSHQKTDSDTLGRYPSSYDAKKLNANYQLDINFDREGELQQALSLLTEYQRSSYYDFGSYGDSEKHLIEKSVAAEYRLFSENDHSLSLSGRYIDSNQYDNSFTGRIAGTYRVLQNLKAHASFGTAIQNPTITEYYGYSSYILPNPNLKPEKSKGGDIGLLFETTDKRHSLDVTYFARNVKNFIESEKLPNYRSYYVNKDGTTKIKGVEIAYNGKITDDLSAYANYTYTQTKDSNGQALVRRPKHMANLGLAYQITEALGANVNVNYVGKRIDTYFDETTYDSSRVKMPSYTLVSLGANYQVTPNLNVYANLNNLFDKKYESVAGYGQYGRTLYVGLKGSF; from the coding sequence ATGCAAAAAAATATTATCACCACAGCAATTTTGCTCTCATTTTCTACCGCACTTTATGCCGCAGAAAATGCAGCACAAAGCGAACAGCTTGCGCCAATTTATGTTTATTCCGCTTATGCCACGCCCGTAAGCGAAGATCAAACAGCGTCATCAGTAACGGTTTTAACCGAAAAAGATTTCGCAGAACGCAACGCCACCTATGTTTCTGATGTATTAAAAACCGTGCCAAGTGTGGCAATGGGGGCATTAGGCGGACGCGGTACATTGACCAGCCTTTATCTGCGTGGCGCAGATTCAAATCAAACTGCGGTGATTATTGACGGTGTGAAAGTCAATCCTGTTTCAGGCTATGGCTATGATTTCGGCGGATTAAGTCTAAGTAATATTGATCGCATTGAAGTGTTGCGTGGAGAACAATCAGCATTATGGGGTAGCGATGCAATGGGTGGCGTGGTTTATATTACCACGAACAGCGGGCTTTATAAGGACAAACCGTTTAATGTGGACTTTGATTTAGGCACGGGCTCAAAAGGCACTTATGACGGTTCACTGACTCTTTCTGGTCAGCAAAACGGCTTTTATTATAGTTTGCACGGTGATAGCCATCGCACAAAAGGCATTTCTGCTTTTAGTTCAGATCGTTTCCATTACACAGCGGAAGATGGCAGTAGCGTGAGTACGGGGGGAGCAAAAGAGCGAGATAAATTCCATCGTGATGCACTATCATTACGCATGGGCTATGATGACGGCGAAAAAGGTATCGATCTCTTAGCCAGCCATTTTAGCCAAACAGCACATTTTGATAATCTTTATGCCACAGAAACAGTCTTTGATGATTATACCCGCACTCGTGAAACCACCTTTAAATTAAGCGGTTATGTTGGATCGGAAAAAGAGTTGTTTAAACATAAAGCAAGCGTTAGCCATCAAAAAACTGATAGCGATACGCTAGGACGATATCCTAGTAGCTATGACGCAAAAAAACTGAATGCGAATTACCAGTTAGATATTAATTTTGATCGTGAAGGTGAGCTGCAACAAGCATTGAGTTTACTTACAGAGTATCAGCGTTCTAGTTATTATGATTTTGGGAGCTATGGAGATAGTGAAAAGCATTTAATTGAGAAAAGTGTCGCAGCGGAATATCGTCTGTTTAGTGAAAATGATCATAGTTTAAGTCTTAGTGGGCGTTATATAGATAGCAATCAATATGACAACAGTTTTACTGGACGTATTGCAGGAACTTATCGTGTATTACAAAATCTGAAAGCGCATGCAAGTTTTGGGACGGCAATTCAAAATCCAACAATTACAGAATATTATGGTTATAGCAGTTATATATTACCTAATCCAAACCTTAAGCCAGAAAAAAGTAAAGGTGGGGATATTGGCTTGCTTTTTGAAACCACAGATAAACGCCACAGTTTAGATGTAACTTATTTTGCTCGTAATGTGAAAAATTTTATTGAGTCAGAGAAATTGCCTAATTATCGCTCATACTATGTAAATAAGGACGGTACGACTAAAATTAAAGGTGTTGAAATTGCGTATAACGGCAAGATCACCGATGATTTAAGCGCTTATGCCAACTATACTTATACCCAAACGAAAGATAGCAACGGTCAAGCCTTGGTTCGCCGTCCAAAACATATGGCAAATTTAGGTTTAGCCTATCAGATCACAGAAGCGTTGGGTGCAAATGTTAATGTGAACTATGTAGGCAAACGCATTGATACTTACTTTGATGAAACGACTTATGATTCTTCACGAGTAAAAATGCCTTCTTACACCTTGGTTAGCCTTGGCGCGAATTATCAAGTTACGCCAAACTTAAATGTGTATGCGAACTTGAATAATCTGTTTGATAAAAAATATGAAAGCGTTGCAGGCTATGGTCAGTATGGTCGTACCTTATATGTGGGCTTAAAAGGCAGCTTCTAA
- a CDS encoding FecCD family ABC transporter permease: MKRLNLSLFALLLLLIAFAIFHQLGDFAYLRNAQGIATDMRSLVLWDIRLPRLGLAILTGASLALAGNAMQGLFQNPLASPGLLGAANGATTASVFLLYYFSLPLSFLLFGGILGALSSFLLVYFIAKNKGTTMMILAGVAVNMLLGSAIALLLSNAQSPWALAELYRWLQGSLMWAKIEPLLLSLPIVAVGVICLYCQRRYLDLLTFGEETASTMGVDPKRSFFITTLGVALLVGATIPQTGTIGFIGLIAPHFARIWLKKRPSQLYFTSGLIGALLLLLADLAIQYVPFFSHIYIGTLTAIIGAPCLIWILLTQQRRLARD; this comes from the coding sequence ATGAAACGATTAAACCTTTCCCTTTTTGCTTTATTGCTTTTGTTGATTGCTTTTGCGATTTTTCATCAGCTTGGGGATTTTGCTTATTTACGCAATGCACAGGGGATCGCCACCGATATGCGATCTTTAGTGTTATGGGATATTCGCTTGCCACGTCTTGGTTTAGCCATTTTAACGGGAGCAAGCCTTGCGCTGGCAGGCAATGCAATGCAGGGGTTATTTCAAAATCCCTTGGCGAGTCCGGGGTTACTTGGCGCAGCGAATGGTGCAACCACGGCGAGCGTGTTTTTGCTCTATTATTTTTCTTTACCCTTATCTTTTCTATTGTTTGGCGGCATTTTAGGTGCGTTGAGCAGTTTCTTGTTAGTCTATTTTATCGCCAAAAATAAAGGCACAACAATGATGATCTTGGCAGGCGTTGCGGTGAATATGTTGCTCGGCTCGGCCATCGCCTTATTGCTTTCCAACGCACAAAGCCCTTGGGCATTAGCAGAATTATACCGCTGGTTGCAAGGTTCATTAATGTGGGCAAAAATCGAACCGCTCTTGCTTTCCTTGCCTATCGTGGCGGTGGGCGTAATCTGTTTATATTGCCAACGCCGTTACCTAGATTTACTCACTTTTGGGGAAGAAACCGCCAGCACAATGGGCGTTGACCCAAAACGTAGCTTTTTTATCACCACCCTTGGCGTGGCATTGCTGGTGGGCGCCACCATTCCGCAAACTGGCACAATCGGATTTATCGGCTTAATTGCCCCGCACTTTGCACGCATCTGGCTGAAAAAACGCCCTTCGCAACTTTATTTCACTAGCGGGCTAATTGGTGCGTTACTTTTGTTGCTCGCCGATCTTGCTATTCAATATGTGCCGTTTTTCTCGCATATTTATATTGGCACGCTCACCGCCATTATCGGCGCACCTTGCTTGATTTGGATTTTGCTCACTCAACAACGGAGATTAGCCCGTGATTAA
- a CDS encoding helical backbone metal receptor, producing the protein MQKIRVFFTALFFSIPLWAQEQFVSLTLCSDRLLAELARPEQIAAQSIYSKNPLMMLDKINQNKPALNARLTDLLPYLDKTILLNEQFYPQLVADLKKLGVKVLPINDSPQTAEQLFALILELGKRFDNETHAQQLVEKLKNSDFRLNQRNTQTLIISDTGVVEPIFPQYQVLLKLLGLTPLESTITAQNFSLEKLLRAQPNWLISITDKQGYNEQAEVLTHPLIANIFPAQRMATMPLKYGYCFDQGVWQGAAMIYRQLNKREQAE; encoded by the coding sequence ATGCAAAAAATTCGCGTATTTTTCACCGCACTTTTCTTTTCCATTCCGCTTTGGGCGCAAGAGCAATTTGTTTCGCTCACCCTATGCAGTGATCGCTTGTTAGCGGAATTAGCGCGCCCTGAACAAATTGCCGCGCAGTCTATTTATTCCAAAAATCCCCTGATGATGTTGGATAAAATTAATCAAAATAAGCCCGCTCTTAACGCGCGATTAACGGATTTATTGCCTTATTTGGATAAAACTATTTTGCTTAATGAGCAGTTTTATCCCCAGCTGGTGGCAGATCTGAAAAAGCTTGGGGTAAAAGTTTTGCCTATTAATGATAGCCCACAAACGGCGGAACAGCTTTTCGCCTTGATATTGGAATTAGGCAAACGCTTTGACAACGAAACTCACGCCCAGCAATTGGTGGAAAAGCTAAAAAATAGCGATTTTCGGCTCAATCAAAGGAATACGCAAACCTTAATTATTTCCGATACAGGCGTAGTTGAACCGATTTTTCCACAATACCAAGTCTTGCTAAAATTGCTCGGCTTAACGCCCCTTGAAAGCACTATTACGGCACAAAATTTTTCCCTAGAGAAACTTTTGCGTGCGCAGCCAAATTGGCTGATTTCCATTACTGATAAACAAGGTTATAACGAACAGGCGGAAGTGCTGACACACCCTTTGATTGCCAATATATTCCCTGCGCAGCGAATGGCGACAATGCCACTGAAATATGGTTATTGCTTTGATCAGGGCGTTTGGCAAGGCGCGGCGATGATTTATCGCCAACTGAATAAGAGAGAGCAAGCAGAATGA
- the miaB gene encoding tRNA (N6-isopentenyl adenosine(37)-C2)-methylthiotransferase MiaB, translating into MTQKLHIKTWGCQMNEYDSSKMADLLNSTHGLELTDIPEEADVLLLNTCSIREKAQEKVFHQLGRWKELKKTNPGLVIGVGGCVASQEGEHIRSRAPYVDIVFGPQTLHRLPEMINQIRGGKSSVVDVSFPEIEKFDCLPEPRAEGPTAFVSIMEGCNKYCTFCVVPYTRGEEVSRPLDDVLFEIAQLAEQGVREVNLLGQNVNAYRGPTHDGGICSFAELLRLVAAIDGIDRVRFTTSHPIEFTDDIIDVYADTPELVSFLHLPVQSGSDRILNLMKRGHTALEYKSIIRKLRKVRPDIQISSDFIVGFPGETEQDFEDTMNLIAQVNFDMSFSFIYSARPGTPAADIPDDVSEDEKKQRLYVLQQRINNQAAQFSRAMLGTEQRVLVEGPSKKDLMELTGRTETNRIVNFVGTPDMIGKFVDIKITDVFTNSLRGDVVRTEDQMGLRVVQSPQAVINRTRKEDELGVGHYQG; encoded by the coding sequence ATGACGCAAAAATTACATATTAAAACGTGGGGCTGCCAGATGAATGAGTATGACAGCTCAAAAATGGCAGATTTATTAAACAGCACGCACGGCTTGGAATTAACGGATATTCCAGAAGAAGCGGACGTGTTGTTGTTGAACACTTGCTCTATTCGTGAAAAAGCGCAGGAAAAAGTGTTCCATCAATTAGGACGTTGGAAAGAATTAAAGAAAACCAACCCTGGTTTAGTGATTGGTGTGGGCGGTTGTGTGGCATCACAAGAGGGTGAGCATATTCGTAGCCGTGCGCCTTATGTGGATATTGTTTTCGGGCCACAAACTTTACACCGCTTGCCTGAAATGATCAACCAGATCCGTGGCGGTAAAAGTTCCGTGGTGGACGTCAGTTTCCCTGAAATTGAGAAATTTGACTGCTTGCCAGAACCGCGCGCTGAAGGCCCAACAGCGTTCGTATCAATTATGGAAGGCTGTAATAAATATTGTACTTTCTGCGTAGTGCCTTATACCCGTGGCGAAGAAGTGAGCCGCCCGCTTGATGACGTGCTATTTGAAATCGCACAGCTGGCAGAACAAGGCGTGCGTGAAGTGAATTTATTAGGGCAAAACGTGAATGCTTATCGCGGCCCAACCCACGATGGCGGTATTTGCTCTTTCGCTGAATTATTGCGTTTAGTGGCGGCGATTGACGGCATTGATCGCGTGCGTTTCACCACAAGCCATCCAATTGAATTTACTGACGATATTATTGATGTGTATGCGGACACGCCAGAATTAGTGAGTTTCTTACACTTGCCAGTGCAAAGTGGCTCGGATCGTATTTTGAATTTAATGAAGCGCGGCCATACGGCGTTGGAATATAAATCCATTATTCGCAAATTACGCAAAGTGCGCCCTGATATTCAAATCAGCTCTGATTTTATCGTTGGCTTCCCGGGGGAAACGGAGCAAGATTTTGAAGATACGATGAACCTGATCGCACAAGTGAATTTTGATATGAGCTTTAGTTTCATCTATTCTGCTCGTCCGGGAACGCCTGCGGCAGATATTCCTGATGATGTAAGCGAAGATGAGAAAAAACAGCGTTTATATGTGCTACAACAACGTATTAACAACCAAGCGGCACAATTTAGCCGTGCAATGCTTGGCACAGAACAGCGCGTGTTAGTGGAAGGGCCATCGAAGAAAGATTTAATGGAACTCACCGGCCGCACGGAAACCAACCGTATCGTAAACTTTGTGGGAACACCAGATATGATCGGCAAATTTGTCGATATTAAAATCACCGATGTGTTCACTAACTCATTGCGCGGTGATGTGGTACGCACCGAAGATCAAATGGGCTTACGTGTAGTGCAATCGCCACAAGCGGTGATTAACCGCACTCGTAAGGAAGATGAGTTAGGCGTGGGGCATTATCAAGGCTAG